A portion of the Nitrospira defluvii genome contains these proteins:
- a CDS encoding polyphosphate kinase 2 family protein: MKEYRIKPGTRLALTEFDPNDTGSYQKNDEGKAKAKAATAELIAALDQLQERLYANGSRALLIVLQGMDTSGKDGTIRSVMTGVNPQGCTVVSFKAPSTEELSRDFLWRVHQKVPAKGQIGIFNRSHYEDVLITRVHGWISDKEAARRFGQIREFEELLVEQGTVIVKFFLHISKDEQKARLQSRIRDPDKRWKWSSGDLEERKLWDAYMAAFEEVIAATSTERAPWYIVPANRKWYRNLVVAELVVQALAAMKLSRPPAPKGVNFDRLNIV; the protein is encoded by the coding sequence ATGAAAGAGTATCGCATCAAGCCCGGTACACGACTTGCGCTGACGGAGTTCGATCCCAATGACACGGGGAGCTACCAAAAGAATGACGAGGGAAAGGCCAAGGCGAAAGCGGCGACAGCTGAGCTCATTGCCGCTCTCGATCAGCTGCAGGAGCGGCTCTACGCCAACGGCTCGCGGGCCTTGCTGATCGTGTTGCAAGGGATGGACACGAGCGGAAAGGACGGGACGATCCGCAGCGTGATGACGGGCGTGAACCCACAGGGCTGTACGGTCGTGTCATTCAAGGCTCCGTCTACCGAAGAATTATCCCGCGATTTTCTCTGGCGCGTGCATCAAAAGGTGCCTGCCAAGGGCCAGATCGGCATCTTCAATCGCTCGCATTATGAGGATGTGTTGATTACGCGCGTGCACGGCTGGATTTCGGACAAGGAGGCCGCGCGTCGCTTTGGTCAGATCAGGGAATTCGAGGAACTGCTGGTCGAGCAAGGGACGGTGATTGTGAAGTTCTTTCTGCATATCTCGAAGGATGAGCAGAAAGCCAGGCTGCAGTCCCGCATTCGGGACCCAGACAAGCGCTGGAAGTGGAGCTCGGGAGATCTGGAGGAGCGCAAATTGTGGGACGCCTACATGGCCGCCTTCGAAGAGGTCATCGCGGCGACGAGCACCGAACGGGCGCCCTGGTATATCGTGCCGGCAAACCGGAAATGGTATCGCAACCTGGTGGTGGCGGAGCTGGTGGTTCAGGCGCTCGCGGCCATGAAGCTCTCCAGGCCTCCGGCTCCCAAAGGGGTCAATTTCGACCGGCTGAACATTGTGTGA
- a CDS encoding DUF4412 domain-containing protein, with translation MPGRGVLLSLLGSTLLAGVAAASDFEGIIVLKETSGGQTAQQQWWLKGHALRFEEIGPDAGRGAMIFDAKKQALYSLHHDEKIYLEISTATTSESQPQAFDEILITRTGKHETVAGYACEVYHMKDRSDGSTGEFCMAKAIGSAALFGMTSAQAGGASLWPGWMRDLFKDGGFPIKGVDRDGKGREEAHWEAVKIESQPLADRLFVPPADYQKQEMAVVKPE, from the coding sequence ATGCCGGGGCGTGGCGTCTTGTTGAGTCTCCTGGGAAGCACGCTGCTGGCTGGTGTTGCGGCAGCGAGCGACTTCGAGGGCATCATTGTCCTGAAGGAAACGAGCGGGGGCCAGACGGCGCAGCAGCAGTGGTGGCTCAAAGGTCATGCCCTGCGTTTTGAAGAGATCGGCCCCGATGCAGGGAGAGGCGCCATGATTTTCGACGCCAAGAAGCAAGCGCTGTACAGCCTTCATCACGACGAAAAAATCTATCTGGAAATCTCCACGGCGACCACGTCAGAGTCGCAGCCGCAGGCGTTCGACGAGATCCTGATCACCAGAACCGGCAAGCACGAGACGGTGGCCGGATACGCCTGCGAGGTCTATCACATGAAAGATCGGTCGGACGGCAGCACCGGCGAATTCTGCATGGCGAAGGCGATCGGGAGTGCCGCCCTTTTCGGTATGACAAGTGCGCAGGCCGGTGGCGCATCCCTGTGGCCGGGATGGATGCGAGACCTGTTCAAGGATGGAGGTTTCCCGATCAAGGGCGTGGATCGTGACGGTAAGGGTCGGGAAGAGGCGCACTGGGAAGCCGTGAAAATCGAATCGCAACCCCTGGCGGATCGGCTCTTCGTTCCTCCTGCCGATTACCAGAAGCAGGAGATGGCCGTAGTCAAACCGGAGTGA
- a CDS encoding mechanosensitive ion channel family protein encodes MPVLGLFVRGEFIDPTTLVGAAFYAFLFILVAWFLARLVRAGVRRIGYLLNDQAACTLLTRLGQVVVYSLAVILYFNAIPQLHSVGTALLASAGVASILFGLAAQTTLSNLVSGFALLLYQPFEVGDRVQLSAPTGLETGVIDEMTMGYILVRTSDDRHIVVPNSVASQQIVVKLRAA; translated from the coding sequence ATGCCTGTTCTCGGCCTGTTTGTCCGTGGTGAGTTCATTGATCCTACTACGCTCGTTGGCGCGGCATTTTATGCGTTTCTCTTCATCCTGGTGGCATGGTTTCTGGCGCGACTGGTTCGGGCGGGCGTGCGACGAATCGGGTACCTGCTCAACGATCAAGCCGCCTGCACGCTGCTGACCAGGCTTGGGCAAGTCGTTGTCTACAGCTTGGCCGTGATCCTCTATTTCAATGCTATTCCGCAACTCCATTCCGTGGGCACGGCGTTGCTCGCCAGCGCCGGGGTGGCGTCGATCCTGTTTGGATTGGCGGCGCAGACGACGCTGAGCAATTTGGTGTCAGGCTTTGCCCTGTTGTTGTATCAGCCGTTCGAAGTGGGTGATCGCGTGCAGCTGTCTGCTCCGACCGGCCTCGAGACCGGGGTGATCGATGAGATGACGATGGGGTATATTTTGGTGAGGACATCGGACGACCGGCATATCGTCGTGCCGAACAGCGTCGCGTCGCAGCAAATTGTGGTGAAGTTGAGGGCCGCGTGA
- a CDS encoding macro domain-containing protein yields the protein MLKEVTGDILLSTAGAIAHGIAPHDNFKQGLALSLREQWPGMYKDFRHYCQTYNPKPGGAWSWKGPNSPVIINLFTQEPPAGDQDHPGKATLPNVNHALQALKKELQEHQVKSLALPRLATGVGGLEWEKVYPLLQQALKDLHIPVYVYGLYKKGVAAQEA from the coding sequence ATGCTCAAGGAAGTGACCGGAGACATCCTGTTATCCACGGCCGGTGCCATCGCGCATGGAATTGCGCCACACGATAACTTCAAGCAGGGCTTGGCGTTATCCCTTCGTGAACAGTGGCCGGGGATGTACAAGGATTTCCGCCATTATTGTCAGACCTACAATCCGAAGCCGGGCGGCGCCTGGTCGTGGAAAGGGCCGAACTCCCCCGTCATTATCAATTTGTTTACGCAAGAGCCTCCCGCCGGCGACCAAGACCATCCCGGCAAGGCCACCCTGCCCAACGTCAATCATGCGCTTCAAGCACTGAAAAAGGAATTGCAGGAACATCAGGTGAAGAGCCTGGCCCTCCCTCGCCTGGCCACCGGAGTGGGCGGGTTGGAATGGGAAAAGGTCTATCCGCTCCTCCAGCAGGCCCTGAAGGACCTGCACATTCCCGTCTACGTGTATGGGCTGTACAAAAAAGGCGTGGCCGCGCAAGAAGCCTAG
- a CDS encoding DUF4412 domain-containing protein, whose protein sequence is MRKSWPLVVGGLVFGLAPLVSHAGEFEGVLHMNASHAETGSVTNMDWYLKGDKARVEMARSEGQKHVMIFDGKTRTMQVAMPDQHTFMEMRLDGERGEHMRDVFESQLVERTGKTEKLAGYSCEVWRITDKHDRRLNSELCVAKGFGKAATFWVDPKETRQSSQPGWVKQLVEEGGFGLRSIQYDEAGKETSRMEVISVDKKSLDPGLFAFPSDWTKRDLSAIQEGMKAMREPKGQGGADLSKMIEDMKKRRAARGKTGAPSGEGEPQPDLKELMKQLGEALKQQQQQGGQ, encoded by the coding sequence ATGCGAAAAAGTTGGCCTCTCGTCGTCGGTGGTCTCGTGTTTGGCCTCGCTCCCCTTGTGAGTCACGCGGGAGAGTTTGAGGGTGTATTGCACATGAATGCCAGCCATGCGGAGACTGGTTCGGTAACCAACATGGATTGGTATCTCAAAGGGGACAAGGCGCGGGTGGAAATGGCCCGCTCGGAAGGTCAGAAGCACGTCATGATCTTCGATGGGAAGACGCGGACGATGCAGGTGGCCATGCCTGACCAGCATACGTTCATGGAAATGAGACTGGACGGAGAACGCGGGGAGCACATGAGAGACGTATTTGAAAGTCAGCTCGTCGAGCGAACCGGCAAGACCGAGAAGCTGGCCGGATACTCTTGTGAGGTGTGGCGGATCACCGACAAGCACGATCGTCGTCTGAACAGCGAGCTCTGCGTGGCAAAAGGATTCGGAAAAGCCGCGACCTTCTGGGTCGATCCCAAGGAGACGCGACAATCCTCGCAGCCCGGGTGGGTGAAGCAACTGGTGGAGGAAGGAGGATTCGGTCTGCGGAGCATTCAGTACGATGAGGCCGGCAAGGAAACGTCGAGGATGGAGGTCATCAGCGTCGATAAAAAAAGTTTAGACCCGGGTTTGTTCGCCTTCCCCTCTGATTGGACCAAGCGGGACTTGTCGGCCATCCAGGAAGGGATGAAGGCCATGCGTGAGCCGAAAGGACAGGGCGGCGCCGATCTCTCCAAGATGATCGAGGACATGAAGAAGCGCAGGGCCGCACGTGGGAAGACGGGGGCACCTTCCGGGGAGGGTGAGCCGCAGCCGGATCTCAAAGAGCTGATGAAACAGCTGGGCGAGGCGTTGAAACAGCAACAGCAGCAGGGTGGGCAATAA